The following nucleotide sequence is from Nomascus leucogenys isolate Asia chromosome 13, Asia_NLE_v1, whole genome shotgun sequence.
AATACTGTCTTTTGATGTGCAAAATTTCTTAATTTGcatgaagtccaatttgtctattttttcttttgttgcctgtgcctttggtgtcatagcCAAGAAATCACTGACAAATCCAAAGTCatgaaggtttttgttttgcaaGGCCcatccatttgacagatgaggagacCGAGGCCTGGGGTATTCAACAGTAATGAGTCCTGGGGTATTCAACAGTAATGAGTCCTGGGGTATTCAACAGTAATGAGTCCTTTTGGCCTGGCTGTATGTCTCTGTCCGGCCATGTATTTATtcacttccctccttccctcccaccttcaTCAGCCAGCATACATGAATCTGCTGGGCCATCTGGGTTTGGATGCCCCCTTCCCTTTCACAAACGACCTGTGCGACCTGGGGCTTCTGCACCTTCTGGAATGGGGGGAAGATAACAGCACCTCCCAGGGGCTGCCTTGCATGTGGCAAATTGCTTATGACACATTAGCTCTTCTGGTAATGGCTAATAACATCCCGATGGAGGGGAATCCTCAGCCACCCCTGCCCCTGTGGGTGCCAGGGGCAcagccctcccccagcctcctgcaGGGCCATGCCGGCTCCTCCTTCCGGAAGCCGTTCCACTTGCAGGCTGGGAAGACACACCTGCAGGAGGGATGTGCTTTTCAGGGATTGCATGCCAGTAGTGCTTAGCAAATATTATTGGACAAGGAAGCTGGCTTTGGGCCTTCATGCACTGGAACAAGCTGGGTCATGGATGCCACAGAAACTTATCCAACTCATTAGGAGAAAGGGGGTCTCAGGCCCTCAAAAGAACTCACGGTTGTGAAGTTGGGGTAACTGCCCTGGTTACTGCTAAACTGATTTAAGGGAGGCGAAGGGGTCTGTGACATCACTGAGTTTCTTATGCAGCCAATGGGAACAGATCGTTTCAGCTGGAGCCTGCCATGGGTTCTAACTGTGCCATCGGTGAACGTAAACCAGGCTTCTACGCTTTGTAATTGTGGGTTTTGGTTTTCAGTGTTGTTTTCCTGACTGCAGAATGCTCCCTGGACTGATCCCCAAAGCCCTCGGGACTCCAGCAGGCACTGAAAGCAAAGATGGCCCATTGGTTGGATGTCAGGAAGGACTGTCACCTCCCTGAGGGTGTGTCAGCATCTCATCCGCTGCATCCTTGTCCCCTTGGCCCTGtgcaagggaagaaaacaagcCCAGGCCATGGGGAGGGGCACAGGTCTGGGCTTTGGGGACCAGCCTAGCAGTAGGGTTGCATGAAGGCAGCCCCACCCCTCCTGAGCCCTATTTGTGAGGCCATGGGTAAGGAACCCCACCTGGGCCAATGttccccagaagctgagcctAGTGTGGGTGCGGTGGGAGCTTTGTGTGCTGCCGGCCTTGCCTCCGAGAGCTGCACAATGACAATGCCGTTCATGTGCGCGGGGCCTGGGCCGTCCATGTGCGCGGGGCCTGGGCCGTCCATGTGCGCGGGGCCTGGGCTGTACATGTGCGCGGGGCCTGGTACTTTTCCAGGGGCTTTTAAATGCATTATCTTGTTGAAGGCTCATTTGAGGCAAGGACTCGAAGCAGACGGGAAAACAACCAATTTACTGAATCCTGAATTGAGAGGAAGCTGAATGCAGTGTGTGTTTTTGCTGAATCTCAAACCAAAACAACCTTTTgttaaagaacaaacaaacaaacaaaaatgctgaaCACTAATTCGCCAGGGAACACAGTCTGGACCAAGGCTCTGGGCAGAGAATCAGGGCAGCGAATTCCACAGCCACTTGGGTTCTGGTGGGGGCTGTGGACGGCAGGCGAGCTCATGAACAAGAGCTTTCGGGGACCTGGCAGTGGGAGCGAGGCAGGAGATGCTGGTGGGAGGGGGTATTTCAGGTGGGGGACCTGAGCCTTGAGCGAGGCAGGAACGAGGAGCCTGTCAGGGGCCTCGGGTCCTGGTGTGCCAGAGTTGGAGGTCCCATGTTGGGAACAGCCTGGGACAGCTTCAGAGGTTTCCTGGGGGGTCACCAGCCCGATTGGAGTTGCACTTAGAGTAATTAATCTGCAGCGGGAGGTGGGGTGGGATTTTCTAAGATGATTGAATGTCTGAGCATTCCCCAATAGAaacaatttcattccatttgagtTCCTTCTTTTAAGTGTCTATCTCTTCCATTTCTGGTGGCACAGAAGGGGAAGGCACAGATGGGTGCCTGTGTGGCACAGGGAGGGTCCTAatgggaggggaggtgggagacCCTTCACCTCACATGGGTCCCAGTGGAACTCACGCaccacaggccacagaccagtgcacacgcatgcatgcacGCACCGCCATGGTGACACACGATCACAGAGATGTGCCCTTGGCCTGCAGTTCCTGCTGGAGACGGACTTCCCGGAACTCAGCTCACAGGAGTCTGCTTCCTTGGGCAGCAGGGGCCAGAGGATGAGTGGCGAGAACTCTTCCTCTTCACCACCAGCCAGAGGCCAAGTCCACAGGGACCAACAGCCAGTCCCTTCTGAATGGATCTCAGTGGCCTCTCCTGCACTCCTGAGAGTCAGGTGACCATCGATCCCTTCCTTAAACATCCGTCACAGCCTGTCAGAGGCAGCTCCCTGATGTGGTCACCCTGAGTGGCCCTGGGTCTTCTGAGGTCATTTCAAATGTCTCTGGGGCCTGGTGCCGCCGCTCCCCTGGTTTCCCACCTTTGCTGACAAAGACCTGACCTCTGGGGAGAGAATTTTCCGTCAGTTCTGGGGGCCTGCATCAGGGTGCCCTCCCAGGCCGGGGCCTGCACCCCTCTCACACAGCGCACCCTTGTAGGCTGCAGGATGTGGACTGGCCGGCCTTCTTCCGCAACGCCAGGGTCTGGCTGCAGCAGCTGAGGCCGGCCGATGCCCTGAAGACGGCCCGGTGGCTAAGTGGTGGGTGGCGCAGGAGGATTGGTGGCCCAGCTGTGACCAGAACCGGGGCTGTGGCCACGACCTGGAAATGGTCATCTACAATGACACAGCCCCAGAGCCCAGGCTTCCTGGTGGATGCTGGTAAAGCTCTCTTCAGCCTGGAGGTGCAGCCTTCAGCCGGGCTTTCCACAGCCCTCTGGCCCTGCTCACCTGTTCTCACAGTGGCCTTGAGTGTGTATGTGCAGCCCTGTGTGCCCTCAGCCCCAGGTGGGCACAGGCCGCTGGTGGCCAGATCTAGGGCTCCCTTCTCTAACATGGAGGGAGCAGGGGGCCTCCCTTTCCTTCACCTGCTCTGCTCATCACCTCCAGCTCCTGCAGCCTTTTTCCCAAAGAGACATTTCCATCCTCTCATCTCTTGTCCCTGTCTCTGGGATAACATCACCCAGGTGGGCCCTGGGATTCCAGGGAGGGGGTGTGGGTGGGGTCCTAGCCCCGCCTACTTTCCCCAGCATCGCTGGGCTCCGCGTGGCCGTGGTGATGCTCTCGGCCAAGTTCATCTGGGAGCACTTCCTTGGGGCTGTGCACTAGCCTGCCTGTGGGGGCTCTGCACCAAGCTCGTCTTCCTGCACTGCTCCCCGGaaaccatgatcaagtggacccAGAGCACCCACCTGCCCCCCAGCACCGCCAGCCGCCCCATGACCCTGTTGCCAGGGCTCTGGCAGGGCCTGGGGAAGCAGCCGTTGCCTCCTAGAGCCCTTTGGCCCCGGGGAAAGCCAGGCCTCTGGCTCACCCCCGTGGGCCCCCAAACGCCggcaggcaggccaggccagCCAGCAGCTGGTGCCCAGCTGGGTCCCTGGTCCTGAGGCCGCCTTTGTGCCTGCACAAGGGAGACTCAGTTCCTCCCCTGCTCCCTGACCCTGCATCCTGTGGCCATGCGGGCGCACCCCTGGTAGGGGGGGCAGACGGTGCCAGCTGCCCTGGAGAAGGAGCCAGACCACCTCGTGACCTCTGCCTCTTCTGGGCGTCTCAGGGGAGGCCGGCAAGCGGGGCCTATTGCAGCACCATTAAGCAAGCTAATGACCCGTGAAGGCTCCCAACCCTGGCTGCGGCCGCCCCTGCTCGGGAGCTCCGGCTCCGTCTCCCCGGCTGCTGCCCACAATTGCTGTCATTGTGTTGGGCGACAGTTTCCTCAGACGGGGCCAGGACCTTGGAGCCAGTTCTTGCCTTTTCAGGCCCAGCCAGGGCTGTGTACACAGCAggcagttaataaatatttgcttggGATGAGGCCCAGAAAGAGTCACCTTGATTTCCAGGGCTGTGGGGGCACATGGAGTCTGGGGACCCTTGGGGTGGGGTGGCCAGGGGCTCAGGACACAGCCTAGGGCCACGTGTCCCACAGATCTGCAGCCAGGTCCTCACCCTCGGCCCTAGCTGAAGAGAGGTGGGCACTGTCCCCTTCCCTGTGGGGCCTCGGACCCAATCCCTTCCTGGGGGGCCCCAGGCAGCCCTGCTGCGACTGACAGCAAAGGGGATGTATGGCAGGGACAAGGTCCTGGCCCACACTGTCACCCAAGCCAGTGGGAGGCTGGCTTCTGGGTGCCTTGGACCCGCCTCACCTGCTTTTCCTGGAGCCCAGGTTCAGGGGTTCCCTGAATCCTGGCGGGGCTCCCGGGAAACCCGAATTGGCTTCGGGGCCATGCTCTTTATCACCTAGGACAGTGCCCAGGGGCGCGGAAGCACAGTCGACCTCGCACAGCACAGGCTCCAGGACCCTCGAGAGACAGAACAGCCTCCGTGCAGGCTGCCGGGCTGTAGAGAGTTCAGGAGCCCACAGCACTTCCACCTGGAGTCTGTGCTGTGTGCACCCAGAAATTCAAAATGGTCAGGAAGGCCAGGCCTAGGCCCAGCGGCCCCCTA
It contains:
- the LOC100603729 gene encoding uncharacterized protein LOC100603729, encoding MLEKGALDLATSGLCPPGAEGTQGCTYTLKATVRTGEQGQRAVESPAEGCTSRLKRALPASTRKPGLWGCVIVDDHFQVVATAPVLVTAGPPILLRHPPLSHRAVFRASAGLSCCSQTLALRKKAGQSTSCSLQGGQVFVSKGGKPGERRHQAPETFEMTSEDPGPLRVTTSGSCL